From one Alphaproteobacteria bacterium genomic stretch:
- a CDS encoding transketolase C-terminal domain-containing protein — MSMQTNSPSPSANTRLLTYVDALREGVAQEMRRDPRVFVFGLDVDDHKAIQGSTFGLVEEFGPERVFGTPLSEDAMTGVAIGAAMAGMRPVHVHIRMDFLMLAMNQLVNIAAKSHYMYGGQVRVPLVVRSMIGKSWGQGAQHSQGLHAMFMHVPGLKVIAPSNAYDAKECLIAAIRDDNPVIFVEHRLLYFTDAFVPEETYEVPFGKARVCTAGGDITIVGISNMLVECMRAHELLAEEGIEAEVIDPISLLPLDVETILSSVRKTGRLLVVDNAWTGTGASAEIVAAVAERLGNGQRFEAVRMGYAPTTCPTTPALESEFYPDPAKIARAAYAMVRPGQPAWSPDPERAKLAYQVKFRGPF, encoded by the coding sequence ATGTCTATGCAAACTAACTCCCCATCGCCGAGCGCCAATACGCGGCTCTTGACCTATGTCGACGCGTTGCGCGAAGGCGTCGCACAGGAAATGCGGCGCGATCCCCGCGTCTTCGTTTTCGGCCTCGATGTCGACGATCACAAGGCGATCCAGGGTTCGACGTTCGGTCTCGTCGAGGAGTTCGGGCCCGAGCGTGTATTCGGGACCCCGCTCTCCGAAGACGCGATGACAGGGGTTGCGATTGGAGCGGCAATGGCGGGCATGCGGCCGGTCCATGTTCACATACGCATGGATTTTCTCATGCTTGCCATGAATCAGCTCGTCAACATCGCGGCGAAGAGCCATTACATGTACGGCGGCCAGGTTCGCGTGCCGCTCGTCGTTCGGAGCATGATCGGAAAATCATGGGGCCAGGGTGCTCAGCACTCTCAGGGCCTGCATGCCATGTTCATGCACGTGCCCGGGCTGAAGGTCATAGCCCCCTCGAACGCCTACGACGCCAAGGAGTGCCTGATCGCGGCGATCCGGGACGACAATCCCGTAATCTTCGTCGAGCATCGTCTGCTTTATTTCACGGATGCCTTCGTGCCCGAGGAAACGTACGAGGTTCCCTTCGGCAAGGCGCGCGTTTGCACGGCGGGCGGCGACATTACGATCGTCGGGATCTCCAACATGCTGGTCGAATGCATGCGTGCGCACGAGTTGCTCGCGGAGGAGGGTATCGAGGCCGAGGTGATCGACCCGATCTCGCTTCTGCCGCTCGATGTCGAGACGATTCTATCGTCGGTGCGCAAGACCGGGCGACTTCTCGTCGTCGACAACGCCTGGACCGGAACAGGAGCGAGTGCCGAAATCGTGGCGGCCGTGGCCGAGCGACTTGGAAATGGGCAGAGGTTCGAAGCAGTCCGGATGGGCTATGCCCCCACGACCTGCCCGACGACGCCGGCCTTGGAGAGCGAGTTCTACCCGGACCCCGCCAAGATCGCGCGTGCCGCTTACGCCATGGTGCGACCCGGCCAACCGGCGTGGTCGCCCGACCCGGAGCGGGCCAAGCTTGCCTATCAAGTCAAATTTCGCGGCCCATTTTGA